The following are from one region of the Shinella sp. PSBB067 genome:
- a CDS encoding MarR family winged helix-turn-helix transcriptional regulator, with product MDFDRKESAAYLANLLAKAASRALHARADGAGFAPGQFPVLLELWGGDGLTQRELLDRLDIEQATMANTLSRMERDGLILRRRHPKDRRAQLVFLTTRGKALRETAMAAACATEEALFRGFRRFERELLLEYMRMVLANLGRDPRA from the coding sequence ATGGATTTCGACCGGAAGGAGTCGGCAGCATACCTCGCCAATCTCCTGGCGAAGGCGGCGTCCCGCGCCCTTCATGCGCGGGCGGACGGGGCCGGCTTCGCGCCCGGCCAGTTCCCGGTCCTGCTCGAATTGTGGGGCGGCGACGGCCTCACCCAGCGCGAACTCCTCGACCGGCTCGACATCGAGCAGGCGACCATGGCCAACACGCTGTCGCGCATGGAGCGCGACGGGCTGATCTTGCGCCGACGGCACCCGAAGGACCGGCGGGCGCAGCTCGTCTTCCTGACGACGCGCGGCAAGGCGCTGCGCGAGACCGCGATGGCCGCCGCCTGCGCCACCGAGGAGGCGCTGTTTCGCGGCTTCCGGCGCTTCGAGCGGGAGCTGCTTCTCGAATACATGCGCATGGTGCTCGCCAATCTCGGCCGCGATCCGCGCGCCTGA